The following are from one region of the Bacillus methanolicus MGA3 genome:
- a CDS encoding M23 family metallopeptidase, which produces MLDYIKRFLIAGIIALFVSLLFLGGKLAQADTLEVGELTTHWLWPAEGIVTDMFGTRQGLHKGIDIAGEYGSPVLSVDKGTVEKSYYSETYGHVIFIKHPNQFETVYAHLKKRNVSKGQKVNQGQIIGEMGNTGHSSGIHLHFELHENKWTYEKENAINPELALGKMDIGQTIQVSFHTDDSKKRTKLQSS; this is translated from the coding sequence ATGCTGGACTACATAAAGAGGTTTTTAATAGCGGGAATCATTGCTTTATTTGTAAGCTTATTATTTCTAGGAGGCAAACTAGCTCAAGCGGATACACTGGAAGTTGGCGAGCTGACAACCCATTGGTTATGGCCTGCAGAAGGCATCGTAACAGATATGTTTGGGACGAGACAAGGTTTACATAAAGGCATTGATATCGCAGGAGAGTATGGGTCGCCGGTCCTCTCAGTAGATAAAGGAACCGTTGAAAAATCTTATTATTCGGAAACGTATGGACATGTCATATTCATAAAACACCCGAACCAATTTGAAACGGTATATGCTCACTTGAAGAAGAGAAATGTGTCCAAGGGACAAAAAGTGAATCAGGGCCAGATTATTGGTGAAATGGGCAATACAGGGCATTCGTCGGGAATCCATCTTCATTTTGAATTACACGAAAATAAATGGACTTATGAAAAAGAAAATGCAATAAATCCAGAGTTGGCTCTTGGAAAAATGGATATTGGGCAAACTATTCAAGTATCTTTTCATACCGATGATTCAAAGAAACGAACGAAACTGCAGTCAAGCTGA
- the sigX gene encoding RNA polymerase sigma factor SigX encodes MDSVFEELYSKYHQDVFQFLYYMVKNRELAEDLVQEVYIRVLKSYKRFEGKSSEKTWLFSIARNVAIDFFRKQKGWKQRLMKKFDWSTQQVKDEHPIPEEIAIQNEEIRSLYDCLDKCSVDQRMVIVMRYLHELSIAETAEALGWTESKVKTTQHRALKILKKEMEELVEREVESREKVSVDR; translated from the coding sequence ATGGACTCCGTTTTTGAAGAACTTTATTCTAAATATCATCAGGATGTTTTTCAATTTTTATATTATATGGTAAAAAATCGTGAATTAGCAGAAGATCTTGTTCAAGAGGTTTATATAAGAGTATTAAAGTCATATAAACGGTTTGAAGGGAAAAGCAGTGAAAAAACATGGCTTTTTTCTATTGCAAGAAATGTAGCAATTGATTTTTTTCGAAAACAAAAGGGATGGAAACAGCGGTTAATGAAGAAGTTTGATTGGTCAACGCAGCAAGTAAAAGACGAACATCCAATACCTGAAGAAATTGCTATACAGAATGAAGAAATCCGCTCTCTATATGATTGTCTTGATAAATGTTCAGTTGATCAGAGAATGGTTATCGTTATGCGCTATCTTCATGAGTTATCTATAGCAGAAACAGCTGAAGCTTTAGGCTGGACTGAAAGCAAAGTAAAAACGACTCAGCACAGGGCACTGAAAATATTGAAAAAAGAAATGGAAGAATTAGTCGAAAGGGAGGTGGAGAGTCGTGAGAAAGTCAGTGTGGACCGATAA
- a CDS encoding ATP-binding protein: MMFLRSVVGKLWITIILLVSFVLFILTVMLLGFFENYHIEETEKGLTKTANRISRVLEEHAPEEFDLSLEISWEMIDEVTKAVVIRDKDHAYFSPNTKSGQHLPLKVFLNDKNLSPVFQGKKFVKSIYTPPKKGKDGERTQILIIGVPLQFDNEKGAVFIYQSLEVMQETTRTTTKFIILVAGVAIVLTTIFAFFLITRITSPLRKMREAAFEVARGKFDTKVPILTHDEIGELATAFNQMGRQLKFNMNALSQEKEQLASILSSMADGVITFNRDGTILITNPPADRFLQNWYFEQNDTHPNKEAVPSEVMELFQKAVNTEKEQIGEISIQGRFWVLIVSPLYNNKYIRGAVAVIRDMTEERKLDKLRNDFIANVSHELRTPISLMQGYSEAIVDGMASTDEEIKEMAKVIYDESLRMGRLVNELLDLARMEAGHLQLKIEEVVIEPYILRIIKKFQGLAKEKNIQLSFKLNNNHTTYRFDPDRIEQVLTNLIDNAIKHTPEKGFVTVIVDTDERGLHVEVSDSGSGIPKEDLPFVFERFYKADKARTRGSGTGLGLSIAKHIIDAHKGHISVRSKLGHGTTFSFMIPRNIE; the protein is encoded by the coding sequence ATGATGTTTTTACGTAGTGTAGTTGGTAAGCTATGGATTACCATCATTTTGCTGGTTTCCTTTGTTTTATTTATTCTCACAGTCATGCTTCTTGGCTTTTTTGAAAACTATCATATTGAAGAAACTGAAAAAGGATTAACGAAAACGGCAAATAGAATTTCTCGGGTTCTTGAAGAACATGCCCCTGAAGAATTCGATTTAAGCCTTGAAATCTCCTGGGAAATGATTGATGAAGTGACTAAGGCAGTTGTTATAAGAGATAAAGACCATGCTTATTTTTCGCCTAATACGAAATCGGGACAACATTTGCCTCTTAAAGTTTTCTTGAATGATAAGAATTTATCTCCTGTTTTTCAAGGAAAAAAATTTGTTAAGAGCATTTATACTCCACCGAAGAAAGGCAAAGATGGTGAAAGAACACAAATTTTAATCATTGGTGTTCCGCTTCAGTTTGATAATGAAAAAGGGGCTGTATTTATTTACCAGTCTCTTGAGGTTATGCAAGAGACGACCCGTACAACAACAAAGTTTATTATTCTTGTTGCTGGAGTTGCGATTGTCTTAACAACGATTTTTGCGTTTTTCCTCATAACGAGAATAACTTCCCCATTGAGGAAGATGCGTGAAGCAGCATTTGAGGTGGCGCGTGGTAAGTTTGATACAAAAGTACCGATTCTGACCCATGATGAAATTGGTGAACTTGCGACTGCCTTTAATCAAATGGGCAGACAGTTAAAGTTTAATATGAATGCATTAAGCCAGGAAAAAGAACAGCTGGCTAGCATATTAAGCAGTATGGCAGATGGTGTTATTACGTTTAATCGCGACGGTACGATCTTGATCACTAATCCGCCTGCGGATCGTTTTTTGCAAAATTGGTATTTTGAACAGAATGATACTCATCCGAACAAAGAGGCAGTTCCTTCCGAAGTAATGGAATTATTTCAAAAGGCCGTAAATACTGAAAAAGAGCAAATTGGAGAAATTTCAATCCAAGGTCGCTTTTGGGTTCTTATTGTGAGTCCGCTTTATAACAATAAGTATATTCGCGGCGCTGTAGCAGTTATCAGGGATATGACAGAAGAGCGGAAACTGGATAAACTCAGAAATGATTTTATTGCCAATGTTTCACACGAATTGAGGACTCCAATTTCGTTGATGCAGGGGTACAGTGAAGCCATTGTTGATGGAATGGCAAGTACGGATGAAGAGATAAAAGAAATGGCGAAAGTCATATATGATGAATCATTGCGAATGGGACGCCTCGTTAATGAATTATTGGATCTTGCCAGAATGGAAGCAGGTCATCTTCAACTTAAAATCGAAGAAGTAGTTATTGAGCCGTATATTCTTAGGATCATCAAGAAGTTTCAAGGTTTAGCAAAAGAAAAAAATATTCAGTTAAGTTTCAAATTAAACAATAATCATACAACATACCGTTTTGATCCCGACCGAATCGAACAAGTCTTAACAAATTTAATCGACAATGCGATTAAGCACACCCCGGAAAAAGGATTTGTAACAGTTATAGTGGATACTGATGAACGTGGTCTGCACGTTGAAGTTAGCGATTCAGGTTCTGGTATTCCGAAGGAAGATTTGCCGTTTGTATTCGAGCGTTTTTATAAAGCAGATAAGGCCAGAACACGTGGATCCGGTACAGGACTCGGACTTTCGATCGCAAAACATATTATCGATGCCCATAAAGGTCATATATCTGTTCGAAGCAAACTAGGCCACGGCACGACATTTTCCTTTATGATTCCTCGAAATATCGAGTAA